The following are encoded in a window of Castanea sativa cultivar Marrone di Chiusa Pesio chromosome 5, ASM4071231v1 genomic DNA:
- the LOC142637090 gene encoding FCS-Like Zinc finger 10-like: MADSASESLQSDVLGLRNISSSLFSIPGFIVGFGSKCLSESDSVRSPTSPLDLKLFSNLSNPFSLKSPRSQFQSGQRKKWDCNKVGLGIVNSLLNETKPSVEVLDSPRRKNVIFGPQVKTNIHNTPKHYLESLNSSAKSNSLPKNYIFPPLPKTRTLSPQLGGTNVVFGVEGVSSEVEPIKTITSCLSDTTRSSSSHIDLTQTHSLSLMNFCPENKTSIMSSPLVISEGSQVVNSLGNKPSSLPIPIGSSHGLIGSLSAKEIELSEDYTCIISHGPNPKTTHIFGDCVLDCPTNELANFGKKEESGVKSPEVPKNPNGLTPSQSDEIFSFCYFCKKRLEEGEDVYIYRGDKAFCSFECRAEEIFAEESEIAYNNNSESSPESSYHEDFFIMGMPFAS, encoded by the exons ATGGCTGATTCTGCTTCAGAGTCTTTGCAATCTGATGTATTGGGCCTGAGAAATATAAGCAGCTCACTTTTCAGTATTCCTGGTTTCATTGTAGGGTTTGGTTCAAAATGTTTATCGGAGTCGGACTCAGTCAGGAGCCCTACATCTCCTTtggatttgaaacttttttcaAATCTTAGTAATCCCTTTAGTCTTAAGTCCCCAAGATCACAATTCCAAAGTGGGCAACGAAAGAAGTGGGATTGCAATAAAGTAGGCCTTGGAATAGTAAATTCACTCTTGAATGAAACCAAACCTTCTGTGGAAGTACTTGATTCACCTCGGAGGAAGAATGTAATTTTTGGACCACAAGTGAAGACCAACATTCATAATACCCCAAAGCATTACCTTGAATCACTTAATTCTTCTGCAAAATCCAATTCTTTGCCTAAAAACTACATCTTTCCCCCACTTCCCAAAACCAGGACTCTTAGTCCCCAATTAGGTGGCACAAATGTTGTCTTTGGAGTTGAAGGAGTTTCTTCAGAAGTTGAACCAATTAAAACTATTACATCTTGCTTGTCGGATACCACCAGGTCTTCCTCCTCACACATTGACTTAACTCAGACTCATAGTTTGagtttgatgaatttttgtccTGAGAATAAAACTTCCATAATGAGTTCACCTTTGGTAATTAGTGAAGGTTCACAAGTAGTAAATTCTTTGGGTAACAAACCAAGTTCGCTTCCAATTCCGATTGGCTCGAGCCATGGGCTTATAGGTTCTCTTTCTGCGAAAGAGATAGAGCTCTCTGAGGATTATACCTGTATAATTTCTCATGGTCCAAATCCTAAAACAACACATATTTTTGGTGACTGTGTTTTGGATTGTCCCACTAATGAGTTGGCCAATTTTGGTAAGAAGGAAGAATCAGGGGTTAAATCGCCTGAAGTGCCTAAGAATCCAAATGGATTAACCCCATCTCAATCTGATGAGATTTTCAGCTTCTGTTATTTTTGCAAGAAAAGGCTGGAAGAGGGGGAGGACGTTTACATATACAG AGGTGATAAAGCATTTTGCAGTTTTGAGTGCCGTGCTGAGGAGATTTTTGCCGAGGAATCAGAGATAGCTTACAATAACAATTCTGAAAGCTCTCCTGAATCAAGCTACCATGAAGATTTCTTCATAATGGGTATGCCCTTCGCTTCATAA